A single Megachile rotundata isolate GNS110a chromosome 9, iyMegRotu1, whole genome shotgun sequence DNA region contains:
- the LOC105663942 gene encoding protein Wnt-6 isoform X1 yields MTLRERMLYGFFYERPGSAGRGFHGTSVQRTVGNQVVMDPLLICKKTRRLRGKMADICRKEPSLLKEIARGVQVGTRECQHQFRNRRWNCTTIRRSLRKILLRDTREAGFVNAITAAGVTYAVTRACTMGHLVECSCDKMTPKGNRLGKLARAIDTEKSLPTEGDWEWGGCGDNVKFGFKKSRDFMDAPYRKRTDIKTLVKLHNNNAGRLAIRNFMRTECKCHGLSGSCTVRTCWRKMPPFRDVGNRLKESFDGAAKVIPSNDGHSFITEGPTIKPPDRFDLIYSEDSPDFCKPNRKTGSLGTQGRRCNSTSQGVDGCELLCCGRGYDTRIVKEKINCECRFRWCCEVTCNTCLVKKTVNTCR; encoded by the exons GACCGTTGGAAATCAGGTGGTGATGGATCCGCTGCTGATCTGCAAGAAAACCAGAAGACTGAGAGGCAAGATGGCGGATATTTGTCGCAAAGAGCCTTCCTTGTTGAAAGAGATCGCGAGAGGCGTGCAAGTCGGGACCAGAGAATGCCAGCATCAATTCAGGAATCGACGATGGAATTGTACCACGATCAGGAGATCGTTGAGAAAGATTTTGTTACGAG ATACCAGAGAGGCGGGTTTCGTGAACGCCATAACCGCGGCTGGAGTCACTTACGCGGTCACCAGAGCCTGCACCATGGGCCACCTGGTCGAATGCTCTTGCGACAAGATGACGCCAAAAG GTAATCGTCTCGGTAAACTCGCACGCGCCATCGACACGGAAAAGAGTCTGCCCACGGAAGGTGACTGGGAATGGGGCGGATGCGGCGACAACGTGAAATTTGGTTTCAAGAAGTCTCGGGATTTCATGGACGCTCCTTATCGGAAACGCACCGACATCAAGACTCTGGTGAAACTTCACAACAACAACGCTGGCCGTTTG GCTATCAGGAACTTTATGAGGACGGAGTGCAAGTGTCACGGATTGTCAGGGTCGTGCACGGTTCGCACGTGTTGGCGGAAAATGCCGCCGTTCCGAGACGTGGGTAACAGGCTGAAAGAGTCGTTCGACGGGGCGGCAAAGGTGATACCGAGCAACGACGGGCACAGCTTCATCACAGAGGGTCCGACCATCAAGCCGCCCGACAGATTCGATCTGATTTACAGCGAGGACTCGCCCGACTTCTGCAAGCCGAACCGAAAGACGGGATCGTTAGGTACGCAGGGACGTCGTTGCAACTCCACCAGTCAAGGAGTAGACGGCTGCGAGCTACTGTGCTGCGGCAGAGGCTACGACACCAGGATCGTCAAGGAGAAGATCAATTGCGAGTGCAGATTCCGTTGGTGTTGCGAGGTCACCTGCAACACTTGTCTCGTCAAGAAGACCGTCAACACGTGTCGTTAG
- the LOC105663942 gene encoding protein Wnt-6 isoform X2, whose product MEMRLVLVAVCLLLVTPIAGSFWTVGNQVVMDPLLICKKTRRLRGKMADICRKEPSLLKEIARGVQVGTRECQHQFRNRRWNCTTIRRSLRKILLRDTREAGFVNAITAAGVTYAVTRACTMGHLVECSCDKMTPKGNRLGKLARAIDTEKSLPTEGDWEWGGCGDNVKFGFKKSRDFMDAPYRKRTDIKTLVKLHNNNAGRLAIRNFMRTECKCHGLSGSCTVRTCWRKMPPFRDVGNRLKESFDGAAKVIPSNDGHSFITEGPTIKPPDRFDLIYSEDSPDFCKPNRKTGSLGTQGRRCNSTSQGVDGCELLCCGRGYDTRIVKEKINCECRFRWCCEVTCNTCLVKKTVNTCR is encoded by the exons ATGGAGATGCGCCTCGTTCTCGTGGCGGTCTGCCTCCTTCTCGTCACCCCCATCGCCGGCTCTTTCTG GACCGTTGGAAATCAGGTGGTGATGGATCCGCTGCTGATCTGCAAGAAAACCAGAAGACTGAGAGGCAAGATGGCGGATATTTGTCGCAAAGAGCCTTCCTTGTTGAAAGAGATCGCGAGAGGCGTGCAAGTCGGGACCAGAGAATGCCAGCATCAATTCAGGAATCGACGATGGAATTGTACCACGATCAGGAGATCGTTGAGAAAGATTTTGTTACGAG ATACCAGAGAGGCGGGTTTCGTGAACGCCATAACCGCGGCTGGAGTCACTTACGCGGTCACCAGAGCCTGCACCATGGGCCACCTGGTCGAATGCTCTTGCGACAAGATGACGCCAAAAG GTAATCGTCTCGGTAAACTCGCACGCGCCATCGACACGGAAAAGAGTCTGCCCACGGAAGGTGACTGGGAATGGGGCGGATGCGGCGACAACGTGAAATTTGGTTTCAAGAAGTCTCGGGATTTCATGGACGCTCCTTATCGGAAACGCACCGACATCAAGACTCTGGTGAAACTTCACAACAACAACGCTGGCCGTTTG GCTATCAGGAACTTTATGAGGACGGAGTGCAAGTGTCACGGATTGTCAGGGTCGTGCACGGTTCGCACGTGTTGGCGGAAAATGCCGCCGTTCCGAGACGTGGGTAACAGGCTGAAAGAGTCGTTCGACGGGGCGGCAAAGGTGATACCGAGCAACGACGGGCACAGCTTCATCACAGAGGGTCCGACCATCAAGCCGCCCGACAGATTCGATCTGATTTACAGCGAGGACTCGCCCGACTTCTGCAAGCCGAACCGAAAGACGGGATCGTTAGGTACGCAGGGACGTCGTTGCAACTCCACCAGTCAAGGAGTAGACGGCTGCGAGCTACTGTGCTGCGGCAGAGGCTACGACACCAGGATCGTCAAGGAGAAGATCAATTGCGAGTGCAGATTCCGTTGGTGTTGCGAGGTCACCTGCAACACTTGTCTCGTCAAGAAGACCGTCAACACGTGTCGTTAG